One Romboutsia sp. 13368 genomic window carries:
- a CDS encoding ABC-2 transporter permease: protein MSNVINLTKMSFTNLKSVYKQIWFVWVIWIGIAIYNQFFLNILLGLTVLLTLYQVMAYEDHNNIDYLIAYLPVKRXEYVLSRYLFGIINILLSSILLCIVYFVSIKITTSQEMSLDILLPTSITSAILSMSVIIPLVLKFGINKGRLFMTXIVMLVNTVPASIVSEISNNPKMLDTIMNIINSFGMPLLTIVINIFIVLISIFISINLYKNKEVKEA from the coding sequence ATGAGCAATGTTATAAATCTTACAAAAATGAGTTTTACAAACTTAAAATCAGTGTATAAGCAAATCTGGTTTGTATGGGTAATATGGATAGGAATAGCTATTTATAACCAGTTCTTTTTAAATATATTATTAGGGCTAACTGTTTTATTAACTCTATATCAAGTAATGGCTTACGAAGATCATAATAATATAGATTATTTAATAGCATATCTTCCWGTWAAAAGAAAWGAATATGTGTTATCTAGATATTTATTTGGAATTATAAATATATTATTATCTTCTATACTTTTATGTATAGTATACTTTGTATCAATAAAAATAACTACATCACAAGAAATGTCATTAGATATATTATTACCTACAAGTATAACATCAGCTATACTATCTATGTCTGTAATAATTCCTTTAGTTTTAAAGTTTGGTATAAATAAAGGAAGATTGTTTATGACTATRATAGTTATGCTTGTAAATACAGTACCAGCATCTATAGTATCAGAAATAAGCAATAATCCTAAGATGTTAGATACTATTATGAATATAATTAATAGCTTTGGGATGCCGTTACTTACTATTGTTATAAATATTTTTATAGTTTTAATATCTATATTTATAAGTATAAATTTATATAAAAATAAAGAAGTAAAAGAAGCGTAG